gtttcatttaaataaaacgcTCACAATCAAATAATGCTGCCAGGAAATAATAAGCCATCAGAAAGATATGCATGCAATTTCCTCATATTTAGACTATAAAAATAGCATTAATACATATAGTTGAGAGAATCTggctttttttaatataaaatctGTTGGTTAGGTTCAACTGTTGATCATGAATTACATCATCTGTTCTGTATCTACCAAAGCAAATtttttacaacattaaaaaaaactgaccaAGAAATATTCAACTGTATTGTGTCCATCTTTCACAGAATAATTGATAAAGTTTGAAGTTGCGTTATGTCAGTCAATTTTTGAGGTGCTGCTATCACTCCTTTAATGTTATTACCTTACTATGGTTGAGATGCTGCTCCCAACTATTCTTTACAGACTTATTGAAAAACACCCAATTCCTTCATGCTACTTTGCACTTTAGTGTCTTCAGTTTTAGCAGTTTTTGGTTTGTGTCATTCAGCCAGCTATAGTCCAAAGAAGTTCATTTACAGCTCAGATCCTCTAAATATTTGCATGAATCCAGCCAACACAGTGAAAGACTGTGGCCGACTCTCTACCTTTCATCATTCCATCAATAATCCTATCATTTATCAGATGAATATATTATCATTGAATATCACCCTCCCTGCAAAGCCTGGTGTGATTCTTTGACATTGGATTTGTGCAGTAAAGCCTGTGTAATAAATTGTCTTCTCTAAGGACTCTTTCCTCTTCACACCCACTGTAACTCAGGGTCTGTGCTATAGTCTGTAAACCTATAGGCACCTCAGAAAGCATTAAAAGCCAAACAGCCATAGACTACAGCAGCATCATAACTGTTCCTACTTAAGGAAACCCCTTTAGGTCCACTCACTGGTCATATTGAATCACCTCCAGCTCATTGCTCTGTGCTGTTCTGCAGGTTCTAACCTCAGGTTCTCTGTAAGTTTGACACTGACCGACCCTGTTTAGTTTTGCTTTAATTCATCTGTTTCATTGTGCAGGCAGATCAATCAGTCAGTCCAGATGTTGCTCCAACTTTGCCCCTCTATCCTCTGGCAAACCCTTTGTTTGTTGGAGCATGGACTGTGTGTACAGACACAGTGCAAAGTGAAGCAATTATGTGGCCAGTTTGAGCTCAGAGAAGTCAGGCTGTATTCAAATTATCGGGCTGCTCTGTGTGGGAAGCAGATACTTAATGCAGGCCCACAAGATAATAACTCATGGGAACAAGATAATTATTGCGTGGGAATGAGATAATCAAGTCAGTGTTTATTtctaaagcacatttaaaacaacttcAGTTGACCAAACTGATGTGCAATATATGccaattaaataaataaaattaattagcGTACACCAACATTAACCCAAATAACCATAATATAAAAGTTCAGCAAACACATGTCAAAATATCTAGCTCAACTAgaattgaataaaaaaacaacaacatgtgtCTTTAACAAAATGGAAAGGTAAACTATTTCAATGCCATCAAAAACGCTCTATCATCTCTAGTTACAAACCTATATCTAGGAACTATCAAGAATAATTGATTTGATGATGTTAATGCTCTAGATTAGATATAAGGGTGGAAGAGCTCTGATAAGTACTTTACTGACACTGGGCTAGGCCAATCACATCCCTTTAGATCCTAcccctcctcctgtttctgGTGATacatgctgcagctcagagccAAAAATCTGTGGAAGGACAATGGTATATGaatgattaaaagaaaaatctcgTCAAGTGCTGCAAAATTAGAAGAAATAATCCAGATATTTGCTGCAGGGACTGTAGTAGCTTCTACATAGCACATGACTAAATAGATTTTGAAGGAGCAGGAGATGTGGCAGAGGAGCAGGTGAGGAGAGACAAAGTGAACAGGACAGGGCCCAGAGACAGTGAGCAGGACTATAGTTGAAGCTTCGTGATTTACAGGGACTCAGAGGGAGATTGAAAGAATGATTCTGTTAATGTTCAACCAGTTACTGTGGGAGCTATTGTATATGGCATGGATTACTGTTATTACTATCTATGGGGCAGTGATGAGCGAGTTCACTAGTCCACTTAACCACAGCAGTTACTACTCAGCTTGGGTGGGGTCTGACCGATTATGGTGGgtcaaaaatgacaattttgATGTTCTAGTCCTGACCTGCTTAAACACAATACTGGAGTAAATATACTTAGATACAATTCACTACTTCTGAGTGCATCTTTCCCCACTGTTTCTATACTGGAGCCTATGTGCCACCTTGACAGAAACGGAAACAGGAAAAAGGCCAGGTGCCAAACATAACAAACAACAggttaattataattatataattatacagGTATTGTCAGTCAACATTTTATGCTTCACCATGAGCCCCTCACAAATATTCTGTGACCAAAACTTAATAATGCATGGCAGTGAGATCATTCATGTCCAATATATGACAGGGAGTTATGCTGTTTAATATGCCTATACAATCTATATCTCAACCATGACACGTGCTGTATCCATGGTATGTATAATGTAAAAACTTTGTCAGTGCCATATAATGTATATACAAAATGCTTTACTTTAGGTAAAGTAGTGGTTGGTCTTCACTGAATCTACAGCAGAGGTGCAGTAGatcatgcacacagaaaacactgggcTGGGCAGGGCAGTAGATCCGACTCTTAGTTCTTAGTTTTGTTCTTAGTTAGACTGAAGCCTTGAAGCTTTGAACCTTTTTCAACACAAGTAGAAGGAAAGATTCATGAGGCTTCCCCTGCAGTGGATCATGCGCACAGAAAACAGCGGGCAGGGCAGAAGATCCGGTCATGTAGAGTGGACAGACATTAGAAGCTGAGGTCAGTAGAAAACAATAGCTGCATGAAGTAGCATGTCGTCTGAGTTGGAGTACATGCATATTTGGCAACTTAATGAAGTGTCTGCCAGCACTGTAATTCATTTTGAGAAAAAGAAACTATGTCCTATGCTTTGGTTACAAAACGTAGGACGGCTAGCATTAAAGAAACCCTGTACTGTCCCTTTAACACAAACACGTGGTATCTGCAAACATCCGGTTTGcggaaaatggaaataaaattgCAACAATGTTTTGACAAAGCGCTTTGACGCACGGAGACTTACCAAATTGTGGTTAGGTTTTTCTTACGTCGTTTCCATGGTGTCGAAAGGTATGTCGTGCGGGCTGTCTGTCGTTTAAGCTGCTCTTTGGTCTCGCAGGTAGTGAAGCTGTTTGTTTGTCGACAGATGGAGGCTGACTGTGTCGTTTCACGCAGAGAGGACATTTCTTCGCTGTTCCCCGACCAAACGCCGTGTGCCAAACTCAAAGTAGGCTCTTTAGCAGGGGAGGGGCGGTGTACTGCAGGTGGTCAGAGCCACCCCTCTTAACTGAACCGGTCCGCCGCATAATAACCAGACCTTTTGTCCTTTGTTAGGATCTAAGCAGCCAGTTTTCCTCCGTGAGGAAAGTGCGCGGGGATGGAAACTGCTTCTACAGAGCCTTCTGCTTCGCGCACCTGGAGTCAGTCCTACACAATGCCAGGGCTCTGCAGAGGTCAGTTGTTACCATTACTGCCACTTGCCCAAACTGAAGTCGCCCAAAATTGAAGGTTGTTCACGAAATCATCCATTATAGAAGGAATAAAACGGATCTtgtttcactggtttcattttcagattcaAGGACAAAATTATTCAGAGCAGCAAAGTTTTGTCCTCTGCGGGATTTGATGAGAGTTTCTTCAATCACCACCTGAACACAGTAAATAAACCAGTTGCTTTTACAGTCACACGGGTTATTTTATTTGACAAGCGATTCATCGGGCTGTAATTCAAGTAAAACCTGAAAGAGAagtttttactttgtttaaaaaacTGTATTCCTGCTGAGACAGAACCATCAAAAACGATCTTTAACATTGTAAAACAAGATTTTGGTCTGGATGGAAAAGTCTCTTTTCCAATACAGTGTACTTGAATGTACCAATTTGTTAcgcttttattttgtccacacCCCTCAGCTGCACTTCCGTGTAGATCTTGAAAGCAAaacttaaatacaaaaatacccATAAATCAGTGTTTGGGGTGGGACTGAGCTCCCTCACACCCAATAAAACCTTGTGTTTTAggtaggtttaaaaaaaaaaacaaaacaaaacataatctTGTTAAGTGTGATCAGTCTGCTAGTAGACCTGgggatgaaaatgaaagtgttcCAGCAACACTTGTAGAACTAGGAAGAAGAGTTCTGATCAATATTTAACCATTTTGTTTCTCGGTAAGCTCATAGATGTTGTGGAGCAGTGTCAGGCTGACGACCATGAAGACACGCTGCTCAGGCTCTTCAATGAGCTGTCGACCTCTGACAGTGTGGTGCAGTATCTCAGGCTGCTCACCTCAGCTCACCTGCAGAGTCACGCAGACTTCTTTTGCAACTTTGTGGAGGCACCAGATCTGCATGCCTACTGTCATGAGGTTAGTAACTGTGTGCTGCTGCCATCTAGTGAAGAACAAATCAATCATATTTTACTGTCTAGATTAGGAAAATGAAGGTTTCGGGTGGGATGAGATCTGCATTCTTTATTCAGGAA
The nucleotide sequence above comes from Mastacembelus armatus chromosome 22, fMasArm1.2, whole genome shotgun sequence. Encoded proteins:
- the LOC113125230 gene encoding ubiquitin thioesterase OTUB2; the encoded protein is MEADCVVSRREDISSLFPDQTPCAKLKDLSSQFSSVRKVRGDGNCFYRAFCFAHLESVLHNARALQRFKDKIIQSSKVLSSAGFDESFFNHHLNTLIDVVEQCQADDHEDTLLRLFNELSTSDSVVQYLRLLTSAHLQSHADFFCNFVEAPDLHAYCHEEVEAMAMECDHVDILALSQALDICIHIVSLEGDEQQLAHHIIPEGAEPSMCLLYQTSHYNILYPQPQH